From the Roseateles sp. XES5 genome, one window contains:
- a CDS encoding HPP family protein: protein MAPSQHDAQKSGILSKFRLFTPILAGATLKERLIGCLGALIGICLTGFVCGLVMGNDPHLPLIVAPIGASAVLLFAVPASPLAQPWSIVGGNTISALVGVTVTTFVTDPALAIGLAVALAILAMSLTRSLHPPGGAAALTAVIGGAAVARAGFWFPFVPVAINSLLLVGVGILFHKLSGRQYPHRQAVAPVNTHKTADPPAAFRVGFNTDDIDAAVANLNETLDISRADLDALLRQVELQALLRQRGDLTCADIMSRDVVTVPLDATADMARAQLLDHDIRTLPVLDGEGRLAGTVGLRELAAMAPAAHLPISEAATANPSDPAIGLLPRLTDGTIHAVVVIDEARRVVGIISQTDLLATLAKSLSQTGLPAGLMSGHGQGI from the coding sequence GTGGCCCCGTCTCAACATGATGCCCAGAAATCGGGCATTCTGTCCAAATTCCGGCTGTTCACTCCCATTCTCGCCGGCGCCACGCTCAAGGAACGCCTGATCGGCTGCCTCGGAGCCCTGATCGGCATTTGCCTCACCGGCTTCGTCTGCGGCCTCGTCATGGGCAACGACCCGCATCTCCCGCTGATCGTCGCGCCCATCGGCGCCTCCGCGGTCCTGCTCTTCGCCGTTCCCGCCAGTCCGCTCGCCCAGCCCTGGTCCATCGTCGGCGGCAACACGATTTCCGCCCTCGTCGGCGTGACGGTCACGACCTTCGTCACCGATCCGGCGCTCGCCATCGGGCTTGCGGTCGCGCTGGCCATTCTCGCCATGTCGCTGACCCGCTCGCTGCATCCGCCGGGGGGCGCGGCGGCGCTCACCGCCGTCATCGGCGGGGCGGCGGTCGCGCGCGCCGGTTTCTGGTTCCCCTTCGTGCCGGTTGCGATCAATTCGCTGCTGCTCGTCGGCGTCGGTATCCTCTTCCACAAGCTTTCCGGCCGGCAATATCCGCATCGCCAGGCCGTTGCGCCCGTCAACACGCACAAGACGGCCGATCCGCCGGCGGCCTTCCGTGTCGGCTTCAATACGGACGACATCGACGCGGCCGTCGCGAACCTCAACGAAACGCTCGACATCAGCCGCGCCGACCTCGACGCGCTGCTGCGCCAGGTCGAACTGCAGGCGCTGCTGCGCCAGCGCGGCGACCTGACCTGCGCCGATATCATGTCGCGCGACGTGGTGACGGTGCCGCTGGACGCGACCGCCGACATGGCGCGCGCACAGTTGCTCGACCACGACATCCGCACGCTGCCGGTGCTCGACGGCGAGGGGCGGCTCGCCGGAACGGTGGGCCTGCGCGAACTGGCCGCAATGGCGCCCGCCGCGCATCTGCCGATCTCCGAAGCGGCGACGGCAAACCCCTCCGACCCGGCGATCGGCCTTCTGCCGCGCCTGACGGACGGCACGATCCATGCGGTGGTGGTGATCGACGAGGCGCGTCGCGTCGTCGGCATCATCTCCCAGACCGATCTTCTGGCCACGCTTGCCAAAAGCCTCTCCCAGACCGGCTTGCCCGCCGGCCTGATGAGCGGCCACGGGCAGGGTATCTGA
- a CDS encoding acyltransferase, with protein MNARRYEALDSWRGLCACMVALFHFNVFSHIQSAGIVRNAYLFVDFFFVLSGFVIAANYQARLMQGFGPGRFLFLRLGRIYPLHLVTMLLFIPIDIAKDGASPEILHAIVTNALLLQGTGINSALWLNFPSWSISAEFGAYVVFTLITLWLGSRMLPWLVIAVVGAAALVLLSPNRMDSTYDYGLVRCLYGFALGVVSFHLRALFAVLDKPLGRRTDTLIEGAAVVLLCLCLAALDGHSTVAVATPVLFTGMVLLFAREKGRVSDALKVRPMLVIGALSYSIYMVHALVRAVARALAMVLEKTTGLSFFVDLPVLVNGKAPRPLSIDGSLWLGDALQVVMLAATVALAVLTFRYIEEPGRLWSRNARLPALGPASSSA; from the coding sequence ATGAACGCTCGCCGATACGAGGCCCTCGATAGCTGGCGCGGCCTTTGCGCCTGCATGGTCGCCCTGTTTCATTTCAACGTCTTCAGCCACATTCAATCGGCGGGAATCGTTCGCAACGCCTACCTCTTCGTGGATTTCTTCTTCGTGCTCAGCGGCTTCGTGATCGCCGCGAACTATCAGGCGCGTCTGATGCAGGGCTTCGGCCCCGGCCGGTTCCTGTTCCTGCGGCTCGGACGCATCTATCCCCTTCACCTCGTCACCATGCTGCTGTTCATTCCCATCGATATCGCCAAGGACGGGGCAAGCCCGGAGATTCTGCATGCCATCGTGACGAATGCACTCTTGCTTCAAGGCACGGGCATCAATTCCGCCCTGTGGCTGAATTTTCCAAGCTGGAGCATCAGCGCCGAGTTCGGCGCCTATGTCGTCTTTACCCTGATCACGCTTTGGCTCGGATCAAGGATGCTGCCCTGGCTCGTGATCGCGGTTGTCGGCGCCGCCGCGCTGGTGCTGCTCAGCCCGAACAGGATGGATTCGACCTACGACTACGGCCTCGTTCGCTGTCTCTACGGTTTCGCGCTCGGCGTCGTGAGCTTCCACCTGCGCGCGCTGTTCGCCGTTCTCGACAAACCCCTCGGCCGCCGCACCGATACGCTGATCGAGGGCGCGGCCGTCGTCCTGCTCTGCCTGTGCCTTGCTGCGCTCGACGGGCACAGCACCGTGGCGGTGGCGACGCCTGTGCTGTTCACCGGCATGGTCCTGCTCTTCGCCCGCGAGAAAGGGCGTGTCAGCGACGCGTTGAAAGTCCGGCCAATGCTGGTGATCGGCGCGCTGTCCTATTCGATCTACATGGTGCACGCGCTCGTGCGCGCCGTCGCCCGGGCGCTCGCCATGGTGCTGGAAAAAACGACGGGCCTTTCCTTCTTCGTGGACCTGCCGGTTCTCGTGAATGGCAAGGCGCCGCGCCCGTTGTCCATCGACGGTTCGCTCTGGCTTGGCGATGCGTTGCAGGTCGTCATGCTCGCGGCGACCGTCGCCCTTGCCGTGCTGACCTTCCGCTATATCGAGGAGCCGGGTCGGCTGTGGAGCCGCAATGCCCGCCTGCCTGCGCTCGGCCCGGCCTCCAGCAGCGCCTGA
- a CDS encoding phosphomannomutase — protein MSLKFGTSGLRGLSVDLEGPASALYATAFARHLLAAGLSRPGDEILIGRDFRASSPAISAIAIAALRRAGLQPRDCGELPTPALALLGLARKVACLMVTGSHIPADRNGIKFYRPDGEIDKADEAAITTAAEALRTEGAVFDAAQEEAEDLHDAAMALYGHRNRTLLPERSLAGLRVGVYQHSTVARDLFVSVLAHYGADVVALGRSQTFIPVDTEAVSPETVALLRGWAVEHGLHAIISADGDGDRPLIADETGTPIRGDLIGLIASRFLGATAVATPVTSNSGIEAAVAGAVLRTRVGSPFVIAAMNEAVAAGEGSVAGFEANGGTLTATTFTVNGHALAPLPTRDSLMPVLAVLALRAAEDRPLSEIAARFALPAAASDRLENFPVETSAALMAELRSGAGALSAFLAPIGVPQKTSDIDGLRVTLENGAVIHFRPSGNAPEMRCYVEAADEAAAAQLLAAGLQRIRDWAMSR, from the coding sequence ATGAGCCTGAAATTCGGAACCAGCGGCCTCAGGGGTCTTTCCGTGGATCTGGAAGGGCCGGCAAGCGCGCTCTATGCCACCGCCTTCGCCCGCCATCTTCTCGCCGCCGGCCTTTCCAGGCCGGGAGACGAGATCCTGATCGGCCGCGACTTCCGCGCGTCCAGTCCGGCGATTTCCGCCATCGCCATCGCCGCCCTGCGCAGGGCCGGCCTTCAGCCGCGCGATTGCGGTGAACTGCCGACCCCGGCGCTGGCCCTGCTTGGCCTTGCTCGCAAGGTCGCCTGCCTGATGGTGACGGGCTCGCACATCCCCGCCGATCGCAACGGCATCAAGTTCTACCGGCCCGACGGCGAGATCGACAAGGCGGACGAGGCCGCGATCACCACCGCCGCCGAAGCGCTCCGCACCGAGGGCGCCGTCTTCGATGCCGCGCAGGAAGAGGCCGAAGACCTGCACGATGCCGCCATGGCGCTCTACGGTCACCGCAACCGCACGCTCCTGCCTGAACGCAGCCTGGCGGGCCTCAGGGTCGGGGTCTATCAGCACTCCACCGTGGCGCGCGATCTCTTCGTCTCGGTGCTCGCCCATTACGGTGCCGACGTCGTCGCGCTCGGCCGCTCGCAAACCTTCATCCCGGTCGATACCGAGGCCGTCTCGCCGGAAACCGTCGCGCTTCTCAGGGGCTGGGCCGTCGAGCACGGCCTTCATGCCATCATTTCCGCCGACGGCGATGGCGACCGGCCGCTGATCGCCGACGAAACAGGCACGCCGATCCGTGGCGACCTCATCGGCCTCATCGCCAGCCGCTTCCTCGGCGCGACGGCGGTCGCCACGCCCGTCACCTCCAATTCCGGCATCGAGGCCGCCGTCGCGGGCGCGGTGCTGCGCACCAGGGTCGGCTCGCCCTTCGTGATCGCGGCGATGAACGAGGCCGTGGCCGCGGGTGAAGGAAGCGTCGCCGGCTTCGAGGCCAATGGCGGCACGCTGACGGCGACGACCTTCACGGTGAACGGCCATGCGCTCGCTCCGCTGCCGACCCGCGACAGCCTGATGCCCGTCCTCGCCGTCCTTGCCCTGCGGGCGGCCGAAGACAGGCCGCTCTCCGAAATCGCCGCGCGATTCGCCCTGCCCGCCGCGGCAAGCGACCGGCTGGAGAACTTTCCGGTCGAGACGAGCGCCGCGCTGATGGCCGAGCTGCGTTCGGGCGCCGGTGCGCTTTCCGCCTTCCTCGCGCCCATCGGCGTGCCGCAGAAGACGAGCGACATCGATGGCCTGCGCGTGACGCTGGAAAACGGTGCCGTCATCCATTTCCGTCCCTCGGGCAATGCGCCGGAAATGCGCTGCTACGTGGAAGCCGCCGACGAGGCCGCCGCCGCGCAGCTTCTGGCCGCGGGCCTCCAGCGCATCCGCGATTGGGCAATGAGCCGCTAG
- a CDS encoding BA14K family protein, whose amino-acid sequence MSKIRNLVFGCAMGIASAIAPMGAAQAVPLAVPDMNVQTKSDVQKAQVEFCVGYGCERPRYYRRHHRPYYGYERRYYRPRYEQPRYYGGGRNAHVRWCMNRYRTYDPYTNRYHAGGGVYRVCYSPYR is encoded by the coding sequence ATGTCGAAGATTCGGAATCTCGTTTTCGGTTGTGCGATGGGCATTGCCTCCGCAATCGCGCCCATGGGCGCGGCCCAGGCCGTCCCGCTCGCCGTGCCGGATATGAACGTACAGACGAAAAGCGACGTGCAGAAGGCGCAGGTGGAATTCTGCGTCGGCTATGGCTGCGAGCGTCCGCGCTATTATCGCCGCCATCATCGCCCGTATTACGGCTATGAGCGCCGCTACTATCGCCCGCGCTACGAGCAGCCCCGCTACTATGGCGGCGGGCGTAACGCGCATGTGCGCTGGTGCATGAACCGCTACCGCACCTACGATCCCTATACCAACCGCTACCATGCGGGCGGCGGCGTCTATCGCGTCTGCTACTCGCCCTATCGCTAA
- a CDS encoding SelT/SelW/SelH family protein — translation MSAEKPRVSILYCTQCNWLLRAGWMAQELLSTFSDALGEVALIPGTGGNFEIRVGEALVWERKRDGGFPGPKELKQRVRDIIEPGRDLGHTDRADHNNG, via the coding sequence ATGTCCGCAGAAAAGCCCCGCGTTTCCATTCTCTACTGCACCCAGTGCAACTGGCTGCTGCGGGCCGGCTGGATGGCGCAGGAGCTTCTGTCGACCTTTTCCGATGCCCTGGGCGAAGTCGCCCTCATTCCCGGCACGGGCGGCAATTTCGAGATCCGCGTCGGCGAGGCGCTCGTCTGGGAGCGCAAGCGCGATGGCGGCTTTCCGGGGCCGAAGGAACTGAAACAGCGGGTGCGCGATATCATCGAGCCCGGCCGCGATCTCGGCCATACGGACCGGGCCGATCACAACAACGGCTAA
- a CDS encoding DoxX family protein, with the protein MTELASPKPRLILPALGGLYSTLHEGAETLLRLAAGGLLATHGYGKILDPFGASGMVESLGFYPGAFWSPLLSATEFFGGILIAIGLFTRPAAFAGMIVLAVTVYFHGVVAGEGLMGAEKSILWTLILLFFAVRGANAHSVDAKLGRQF; encoded by the coding sequence ATGACCGAGCTTGCCAGCCCGAAGCCCCGCCTGATCCTTCCCGCCCTTGGCGGCCTCTATTCGACCCTCCATGAGGGCGCGGAAACGCTCCTGCGTCTTGCTGCCGGCGGCCTGCTCGCCACGCACGGCTATGGCAAGATCCTCGATCCCTTCGGCGCGAGCGGCATGGTGGAGAGCCTCGGCTTCTATCCTGGCGCCTTCTGGTCGCCGTTGCTTTCAGCCACGGAATTCTTCGGCGGCATCCTCATCGCCATCGGCCTCTTCACGCGGCCGGCCGCCTTTGCCGGCATGATCGTGCTCGCCGTCACCGTCTATTTCCACGGCGTCGTCGCCGGTGAAGGTCTGATGGGGGCGGAAAAGTCGATCCTCTGGACGCTGATCCTGCTCTTCTTCGCGGTACGCGGCGCCAATGCCCACTCCGTCGACGCCAAACTCGGCCGTCAGTTCTGA